A stretch of Stenotrophomonas indicatrix DNA encodes these proteins:
- a CDS encoding polysaccharide biosynthesis protein, producing the protein MSSPWRDRILGLMPRTAIVCHDLFMVWACWQLLHAGRYSILADAPALPLWNVDTTLVLALQGLVFWRIGLYRGLWRFASVSDLLNIFKASFIGLIAIVLVLAWKRFDGVPMSVLVIYPFALSALLGAPRLLYRAWKDYQSLQSDSTARRVLILGAGQAAETLVRDLRRSGNFEPVGLLDDAPHLRGAKLQSLPILGTLDDAPAVARETAAKLLVIAMPSLDAVGMQRVVAICESTGIPFRTVPKLSDILQGQSLPGQLKEVAIEDLLGRKPIMPDWNLIRGWLGGRTVMVTGAGGSIGSELCRQCARHGAGRIVLLEISELLLLTIEGELRRSFPDVEIEAVLGDCGDPAVIRHALSLHPVDTAFHAAAYKHVPVLERQLREAVRNNILATENVARACLEAHVEHFVFISTDKAVDPVNALGASKRYAEMICQSLDQKSTHTRFVTVRFGNVLASAGSVVPLFREQILKGGPVTVTDPEVSRYFMTIPEACQLILQAAASASHGAIYTLDMGEPVPIRVLAEQMIRLAGKQPYKEIPIIYTGLRQGEKLHETLFYSDEDYRPTAHPKILEAGVRSFSRDIVLGNVPKLREAIARYDIDTIQEILFATMPEFSPIEQDAYISSAKVVPFPAREANRHQ; encoded by the coding sequence ATGTCTTCACCCTGGCGGGACAGAATCCTCGGCCTGATGCCGCGTACGGCCATCGTCTGCCACGACTTGTTCATGGTATGGGCCTGTTGGCAGCTGTTGCATGCAGGTCGTTACTCGATCCTCGCCGATGCTCCCGCATTGCCGTTGTGGAACGTGGATACGACGCTGGTACTGGCGCTGCAGGGACTGGTGTTCTGGCGTATCGGCCTTTATCGCGGCCTGTGGCGTTTTGCCAGCGTCAGCGACCTGCTGAACATCTTCAAGGCCAGCTTCATCGGCCTGATCGCCATTGTTCTGGTACTGGCCTGGAAGCGCTTCGACGGCGTGCCGATGTCGGTGCTGGTGATCTATCCGTTCGCGCTGTCGGCGCTGCTGGGCGCGCCACGCCTGCTGTACCGGGCGTGGAAGGACTATCAGTCGCTGCAGTCCGACTCCACCGCGCGCCGGGTGCTGATTCTCGGCGCCGGCCAGGCCGCCGAGACCCTGGTGCGCGACCTGCGCCGGTCCGGCAATTTCGAGCCGGTCGGCCTGCTCGATGATGCGCCGCACCTGCGTGGCGCCAAGCTGCAGAGCCTGCCGATCCTGGGGACCCTGGACGACGCACCGGCGGTGGCCCGCGAGACCGCAGCCAAGCTGCTGGTGATCGCCATGCCCTCGCTGGATGCGGTGGGCATGCAACGCGTGGTGGCCATCTGCGAGAGCACCGGCATTCCGTTCCGGACCGTGCCCAAGCTCAGCGACATCCTGCAGGGGCAGTCGCTGCCGGGCCAGTTGAAGGAAGTGGCGATCGAAGATCTGCTCGGCCGCAAGCCGATCATGCCGGACTGGAACCTCATCCGTGGCTGGTTGGGCGGGCGCACGGTGATGGTGACCGGTGCCGGTGGCTCGATCGGGTCCGAGCTGTGCCGCCAGTGTGCGCGCCATGGTGCCGGTCGTATCGTGCTGCTGGAGATCAGTGAGCTGCTGCTGTTGACCATCGAGGGCGAGCTGCGCCGCAGCTTCCCTGATGTCGAGATTGAAGCGGTGCTCGGTGACTGTGGTGATCCCGCGGTGATCCGCCACGCGCTGTCGCTGCACCCGGTCGACACCGCTTTCCATGCGGCTGCCTACAAGCACGTGCCGGTGCTGGAGCGTCAGCTGCGTGAAGCCGTGCGCAACAACATCCTGGCCACCGAGAACGTGGCCCGCGCCTGCCTGGAAGCCCACGTCGAGCACTTTGTGTTCATCTCGACCGACAAGGCGGTGGACCCGGTCAATGCGCTGGGCGCCAGCAAGCGCTATGCGGAGATGATCTGCCAGAGCCTGGACCAGAAGTCCACGCACACCCGTTTCGTGACCGTGCGTTTCGGCAACGTGCTGGCGTCGGCCGGCAGCGTGGTGCCGCTGTTCCGCGAGCAGATCCTCAAGGGCGGCCCGGTCACGGTGACAGACCCGGAGGTCAGCCGCTATTTCATGACTATTCCCGAGGCGTGCCAGCTGATCCTGCAGGCGGCCGCGTCGGCGTCGCACGGCGCGATCTACACCCTGGACATGGGCGAGCCCGTGCCGATCCGGGTGTTGGCCGAGCAGATGATCCGCCTGGCGGGCAAGCAGCCCTACAAGGAAATTCCGATCATCTATACCGGCCTGCGCCAGGGCGAGAAGCTGCACGAGACGCTGTTCTATTCCGACGAGGACTACCGGCCGACCGCGCACCCGAAGATCCTCGAGGCCGGCGTCCGTTCGTTCTCGCGGGACATCGTGCTGGGCAACGTGCCGAAGCTGCGCGAGGCCATTGCCCGGTACGACATCGATACGATCCAGGAAATCCTGTTTGCGACCATGCCGGAATTCTCGCCAATCGAACAGGATGCTTACATTTCATCCGCTAAGGTTGTGCCCTTTCCGGCACGTGAGGCCAACAGGCACCAATGA
- the galU gene encoding UTP--glucose-1-phosphate uridylyltransferase GalU: MSKRIRKAVFPVAGLGTRFLPATKTVPKEMLPIIDRPLIQYAVDEAIEAGCDTLVFITNRYKHAVADYFDKAYELEQKLERAGKHEQLELIRHVLPEGVRAIFVTQAEALGLGHAVLCAKAVIGDEPFAVLLPDDLIWNRGAGALKQMADLNEASSASVIAVEDVPHDKTASYGIVATEAFDGRKGRISQIVEKPKPEDAPSDLAVVGRYVLSPKIFELLEQTRTGAGGEIQLTDAIAELLKTDEVDAYRFEGTRFDCGTHLGLVEATIRFALDNPKLAGPAREKLAAMLAE; the protein is encoded by the coding sequence ATGAGCAAGCGCATTCGCAAGGCGGTATTCCCGGTAGCGGGTCTGGGCACGCGTTTTCTTCCGGCGACCAAGACGGTGCCGAAGGAGATGCTGCCGATCATCGATCGGCCGCTGATCCAGTACGCCGTGGATGAGGCGATCGAAGCAGGCTGTGACACCCTGGTGTTCATCACCAACCGTTACAAGCATGCCGTCGCCGACTATTTCGACAAGGCCTACGAGCTGGAGCAGAAGCTCGAGCGCGCGGGCAAGCACGAGCAGCTCGAATTGATCCGCCATGTGCTGCCGGAAGGCGTGCGCGCGATCTTCGTCACCCAGGCCGAGGCTCTGGGCCTGGGCCATGCGGTGCTGTGCGCCAAGGCGGTCATCGGTGACGAGCCGTTCGCCGTGCTGCTGCCCGACGATCTGATCTGGAACCGCGGCGCGGGTGCGCTGAAGCAGATGGCCGACCTCAACGAGGCCAGTAGTGCCAGCGTCATCGCCGTGGAGGACGTGCCCCACGACAAGACGGCCAGTTACGGCATCGTCGCCACCGAGGCGTTCGACGGCCGCAAGGGGCGTATCTCGCAGATCGTGGAGAAGCCCAAGCCGGAAGACGCACCGAGTGACCTGGCAGTGGTGGGGCGCTACGTGCTGAGCCCGAAGATTTTCGAGCTGCTCGAGCAGACCCGCACCGGTGCCGGTGGCGAGATCCAGCTGACCGATGCGATCGCCGAACTGCTGAAGACCGACGAGGTCGATGCCTATCGTTTCGAGGGCACCCGTTTCGACTGCGGCACCCACCTGGGGCTGGTCGAGGCGACGATCCGCTTCGCGCTGGACAACCCGAAGCTGGCCGGCCCGGCGCGCGAGAAGCTGGCGGCGATGCTGGCGGAGTAA
- a CDS encoding acetyl-CoA C-acyltransferase produces the protein MTKQIQDAYIVAATRTPVGKAPKGMFRNTRPDDMLAHVLRSVVAQAPGVDVNRIDDAIIGCAMPEAEQGMNVARIGVLLAGLPNTIAAQTVNRFCSSGLQAVAQAADAIRLGNADLMLAGGTESMSMVPMMGNKIAMAPSVFDNDHVAIAYGMGITAEKVAEEWKVSREEQDAFALASHQKAMAAIQNGDFKDEISPYEIVSHQPDLADGKRIITRNKVADTDEGPRPDSSAEGLAKLRPVFRNGQFGGTVTAGNSSQMSDGAGAVLLASEQAIKDYGLTPLARFVSFSVAGVRPEVMGIGPIAAIPKALKQAGLSQDQLDWIELNEAFAAQSLAVIRDCGLDPSKVNPLGGAIALGHPLGATGAIRTATLLHGLRRRQQKYGMVTMCIGTGMGAAGIFEAL, from the coding sequence ATGACCAAGCAAATCCAGGACGCCTACATCGTCGCCGCCACCCGCACCCCGGTTGGCAAGGCGCCCAAGGGCATGTTCCGCAACACCCGCCCCGACGACATGCTCGCCCACGTGCTGCGCAGCGTCGTGGCGCAGGCGCCGGGCGTGGACGTCAACCGCATCGATGACGCGATCATCGGCTGCGCGATGCCCGAAGCCGAGCAGGGCATGAACGTGGCGCGCATCGGCGTGCTGCTGGCCGGCCTGCCGAACACCATCGCCGCGCAGACCGTGAACCGCTTCTGCTCCTCCGGCCTGCAGGCCGTGGCGCAGGCGGCCGACGCGATCCGCCTTGGCAACGCCGACCTGATGCTGGCCGGCGGCACCGAATCGATGTCGATGGTGCCGATGATGGGCAACAAGATCGCAATGGCCCCGAGCGTGTTCGACAACGACCACGTCGCCATCGCCTACGGCATGGGCATCACCGCCGAGAAGGTCGCTGAAGAGTGGAAGGTCTCGCGCGAAGAACAGGACGCGTTCGCCCTGGCCTCGCACCAGAAGGCCATGGCCGCCATCCAGAATGGTGACTTCAAGGACGAGATCAGCCCGTACGAGATCGTCTCGCACCAGCCCGACCTGGCCGACGGCAAGCGCATCATCACCCGCAACAAGGTGGCCGACACCGACGAAGGCCCGCGCCCGGATTCATCCGCTGAAGGCTTGGCCAAGCTGCGCCCGGTGTTCCGCAACGGCCAGTTCGGCGGCACCGTCACTGCCGGCAACTCCTCGCAGATGAGCGATGGCGCCGGCGCAGTGCTGCTGGCGTCGGAACAGGCGATCAAGGATTACGGCCTGACCCCGCTGGCCCGCTTCGTCAGCTTCTCGGTGGCCGGCGTGCGCCCGGAAGTGATGGGCATCGGCCCGATCGCCGCGATTCCGAAGGCGCTGAAGCAGGCCGGCCTGAGCCAGGATCAGCTGGACTGGATCGAGCTCAACGAAGCCTTCGCCGCGCAGTCGCTGGCCGTGATCCGCGATTGCGGCCTGGACCCGAGCAAGGTCAATCCGCTGGGCGGCGCGATTGCGCTGGGCCATCCGCTGGGTGCGACCGGCGCGATCCGTACCGCGACCCTGCTGCACGGCCTGCGCCGTCGCCAGCAGAAGTACGGCATGGTGACGATGTGCATCGGCACCGGCATGGGTGCGGCGGGCATTTTCGAGGCGCTGTAA
- a CDS encoding 3-hydroxyacyl-CoA dehydrogenase/enoyl-CoA hydratase family protein: protein MSNSLLVRRAAVLGAGVMGAQIAAHLTNAGVDTVLFDLPAKEGPADGIVLKSIANLGKLSPAPLASKSLAEAITPANYETGLEQLKDCDLIIEAIAERMDWKQDLYKKIAPFVADHAVLASNTSGLGINKLADVLPEQLRHRFCGVHFFNPPRYMHLAELIPATTTDASVLEGLEAFLVTTLGKGVVYAKDTPNFIGNRIGVFSILSTIHHTQEFGLGFDEVDGLTGPLVGRPKSATYRTSDVVGLDTMAHVIKTMGDTLPNDPWHEFFKSPKWLDALIAKGALGQKTGAGIFRKVGKDIVVLDLEKQDYRPADRAAAPEVVEILKIKNPAEKFAKLRESQHPQAQFLWATFRDLFHYSAYHLADIAETARDVDLAIRWGYGWSLGPFETWQAAGWKQVAQWIADDIVAGKSMSNAPLPDWVFDGRDGVHAAEGSYSPSRNAKLPRSSLPVYQRQRFPDPLLGEKFAPGETVFENDGLRMWHDGDGIAVVSFKTKMNTVSDHVLNGLQECVTRAEKDFQGLVIWQQKEPFSAGADLAGALGLLQAGKVDQFEEMVHNFQRTSQRIKYSLVPVVAAVRGLALGGGCEFQMHSAKTVAFLESYIGLVEAGVGLLPAGGGLKELAVRASQAAGPGGDVFAELKKTFETVAMAKVSNSAVNAQELGLLRSTDKVVFNSYEALYIAKAEARALAEAGYRPPLPARRIQVAGDVGIATFKMMLVNMLEGRFISPYDYEIAERIATVLCGGKVDRGTLVDEEWLLTLERKHFVELAQQEKTQARIAHMLKTGKPLRN, encoded by the coding sequence ATGTCCAATTCCCTGCTAGTCCGCCGCGCCGCCGTGCTGGGTGCCGGCGTCATGGGTGCCCAGATCGCCGCCCACCTCACCAATGCCGGCGTCGACACCGTGCTGTTCGACCTGCCTGCCAAGGAAGGTCCGGCCGATGGCATCGTGCTGAAGTCGATCGCCAACCTCGGCAAGCTGAGCCCGGCGCCGCTGGCCAGCAAGTCGCTGGCCGAAGCCATCACCCCGGCCAACTACGAGACCGGCCTGGAACAGCTGAAGGACTGCGACCTGATCATCGAGGCCATCGCCGAGCGCATGGACTGGAAGCAGGACCTGTACAAGAAGATCGCCCCGTTCGTGGCCGACCACGCCGTGCTGGCCTCCAACACCTCGGGCCTGGGCATCAACAAGCTGGCCGACGTGCTGCCCGAACAGCTGCGCCACCGCTTCTGCGGCGTGCATTTCTTCAACCCGCCGCGCTACATGCACCTGGCCGAGCTGATCCCGGCCACCACCACCGACGCCAGCGTGCTGGAAGGCCTGGAAGCGTTCCTGGTCACCACCCTGGGCAAGGGCGTGGTGTACGCCAAGGACACCCCTAACTTCATCGGCAACCGCATCGGCGTGTTCTCGATCCTGTCCACCATCCACCACACCCAGGAATTCGGCCTGGGCTTCGACGAAGTGGACGGCCTGACCGGCCCGCTGGTCGGCCGCCCGAAGTCCGCCACCTACCGTACCTCCGACGTGGTCGGCCTGGACACCATGGCCCACGTCATCAAGACCATGGGCGATACCCTGCCCAACGACCCGTGGCATGAGTTCTTCAAGTCGCCGAAGTGGCTGGATGCGCTGATTGCCAAGGGCGCACTGGGCCAGAAGACCGGCGCCGGCATCTTCCGCAAGGTCGGCAAGGACATCGTGGTGCTGGACCTGGAAAAGCAGGACTACCGTCCGGCTGACCGCGCCGCCGCACCGGAAGTGGTCGAGATCCTGAAGATCAAGAACCCGGCCGAGAAGTTCGCCAAGCTGCGCGAGAGCCAGCACCCGCAGGCGCAGTTCCTGTGGGCGACCTTCCGCGACCTGTTCCACTACAGCGCCTACCACCTGGCCGACATCGCCGAGACCGCGCGCGACGTCGATCTGGCCATCCGCTGGGGCTACGGCTGGTCGCTGGGCCCGTTCGAAACCTGGCAGGCTGCCGGCTGGAAGCAGGTGGCGCAGTGGATTGCCGATGACATCGTCGCCGGCAAGAGCATGAGCAACGCCCCGCTGCCGGATTGGGTATTTGACGGCCGCGATGGCGTGCATGCCGCCGAAGGCAGCTACAGCCCGTCGCGCAACGCCAAGCTGCCGCGTTCGTCGCTGCCGGTGTACCAGCGCCAACGCTTCCCCGATCCGCTGCTGGGTGAGAAGTTCGCGCCGGGCGAGACCGTATTCGAGAACGACGGCCTGCGCATGTGGCACGACGGCGATGGCATCGCTGTGGTCAGCTTCAAGACCAAGATGAACACCGTGTCCGACCACGTGCTGAATGGCCTGCAGGAATGCGTCACGCGCGCCGAGAAGGACTTCCAGGGCCTGGTGATCTGGCAGCAGAAGGAGCCCTTCTCCGCCGGTGCCGACCTGGCTGGCGCCCTCGGCCTGCTGCAGGCCGGCAAGGTCGACCAGTTCGAAGAAATGGTGCACAACTTCCAGCGCACCAGCCAGCGCATCAAGTACTCGCTGGTGCCGGTGGTGGCTGCCGTGCGCGGCCTGGCCCTGGGTGGCGGCTGCGAGTTCCAGATGCACAGCGCCAAGACCGTGGCCTTCCTGGAAAGCTACATCGGCCTGGTCGAGGCCGGCGTCGGCCTGCTGCCGGCAGGCGGCGGCCTGAAGGAACTGGCCGTGCGTGCCTCGCAGGCCGCTGGCCCGGGCGGTGACGTGTTCGCCGAACTGAAGAAGACCTTTGAGACCGTGGCGATGGCCAAGGTGTCCAACTCGGCGGTCAACGCCCAGGAACTGGGCCTGCTGCGCAGCACCGACAAGGTGGTGTTCAACAGCTACGAGGCCCTGTACATCGCCAAGGCCGAAGCACGCGCCCTGGCCGAAGCGGGCTACCGTCCGCCGCTGCCGGCACGCCGCATCCAGGTGGCCGGCGACGTCGGCATCGCCACCTTCAAGATGATGCTGGTCAACATGCTGGAAGGCCGCTTCATCAGCCCGTACGACTACGAGATCGCCGAGCGCATCGCCACCGTGCTGTGCGGCGGCAAGGTCGACCGCGGCACCCTGGTCGACGAAGAGTGGCTGCTGACCCTGGAGCGCAAGCACTTCGTCGAACTGGCCCAGCAGGAAAAGACCCAGGCCCGCATCGCGCACATGCTCAAGACCGGCAAGCCGCTGCGGAACTGA
- a CDS encoding TetR/AcrR family transcriptional regulator → MAKPAHFSTKDRILGAAEELFAQHGFAGTSLRQVTSQADVNIAAVNYHFGSKENLVNEVFRRRMDEMTGARLAQLERARNEHPGQLRPVLAAFVEPALALAQDRQNGGAFVRVIARAYAEKNDNLRKFLSDHYGHVLREFGKAIATCVPGLSKEELYWRLDFLAGSLTYAMADFGLIKRPAGVTETAHRAHAAHELIHFAEAGFRAAARSGSALPASIDSTQ, encoded by the coding sequence ATGGCCAAGCCCGCCCACTTCTCGACCAAGGACCGGATCCTCGGCGCCGCCGAGGAGCTGTTCGCCCAGCACGGCTTTGCCGGCACCTCGCTGCGCCAGGTCACCAGCCAGGCAGACGTCAACATCGCTGCGGTCAACTACCACTTCGGCTCCAAGGAAAACCTGGTCAACGAGGTGTTCCGCCGCCGCATGGACGAGATGACCGGCGCCCGCCTGGCCCAGCTCGAGCGTGCCCGCAACGAACACCCCGGGCAACTGCGGCCGGTGCTCGCCGCCTTCGTCGAGCCAGCCCTGGCGCTGGCCCAGGACCGCCAGAACGGCGGTGCCTTCGTCCGCGTGATCGCCCGTGCCTACGCTGAAAAGAATGACAACCTGCGCAAGTTCCTGTCCGACCACTACGGCCACGTGCTGCGTGAGTTCGGCAAGGCGATCGCCACCTGCGTGCCCGGCCTGAGCAAGGAAGAGCTCTATTGGCGCCTGGATTTCCTCGCTGGCTCGCTGACCTATGCCATGGCCGATTTCGGGCTGATCAAGCGACCTGCCGGTGTCACCGAAACGGCGCATCGTGCCCATGCCGCCCATGAACTGATCCATTTCGCCGAGGCCGGATTCCGTGCCGCCGCCCGCAGCGGCAGCGCCCTGCCCGCCTCCATTGATTCCACCCAGTAA
- the ndk gene encoding nucleoside-diphosphate kinase, with protein MALERTLSIIKPDAVAKNVIGEIYARFEKAGLKVVAAKYKQLSRREAEGFYAVHRERPFFNALVEFMISGPVMIQALEGENAVLAHRDLLGATNPKEAAAGTIRADFAESIDANAAHGSDSVENAAIEIAYFFAATEVVSR; from the coding sequence ATGGCGCTGGAGCGCACCCTTTCGATCATCAAGCCGGACGCCGTTGCCAAGAACGTCATCGGCGAAATCTACGCCCGCTTCGAAAAGGCCGGCCTGAAGGTCGTGGCGGCCAAGTACAAGCAGCTGTCGCGTCGTGAAGCCGAAGGCTTCTACGCCGTGCACCGCGAGCGTCCGTTCTTCAACGCACTGGTCGAGTTCATGATCTCCGGCCCGGTGATGATCCAGGCCCTGGAAGGCGAGAACGCCGTCCTGGCCCACCGCGACCTGCTGGGCGCCACCAACCCGAAGGAAGCCGCTGCGGGCACCATCCGCGCCGACTTCGCCGAATCCATCGATGCCAATGCCGCCCACGGCTCGGACTCGGTCGAGAATGCCGCGATTGAAATCGCGTACTTCTTCGCCGCCACCGAAGTCGTCTCGCGCTGA